In Dyadobacter sp. NIV53, a single window of DNA contains:
- a CDS encoding glycosyl hydrolase, whose translation MVREKVNNSSERTKLYFLPVHSLAVAILIFIFTSSVSAQVAKLPFIPSQEELNRPFGKADEASFLAPPKVYHPQTWFHYIGGNVSKEGITKDLEAIATAGFSGIQLFHGQFGGPWPGVEPQITSLSANWDDAVKHTATECRRLGLFFSMNNCPGWATSGGPWIEPSNAMRNIVWSRTDMKGGELVNQILPVPQPSTEPWRDYRDVTVLAFPTPLDDSGIPLVPQLVTSNVDADWKQYLSGQAKDKIRLAPADPDKPHWIEVTFPEAVSLRSVEFPSIQGFNHGRSYDPGVKVTIQAVLDNGKIQDILSVNMPQSNWQDDQPITLACSEVAGVKKYRISIFNKYNMALSSLRLFSAARKNGWESEAAWTLRGIERSGQNPEQSAKAFIDPDRILDISDKMDKDGKLNWSAPKGNWTVLRLGHVNSGKENGPAPKEGTGWEANKLSASGANAHFAGYIGRLSGQNGPLARGLLNGMLIDSWECHTQTWTPEMEKEFMNVSNYSLRKWLPALFGYVIKDHETTGRFLIDWRNTINHLFTNNYYGRMATLAQENGLNVTYETSAGDVLPGDILEYFKFADVPMTEFWQPMTDDFVGSINFKPIKPTASAARMYGKPRVAAEAFTNISLSWDEHFEMLREVANCNAVEGVSHFVFHTYTHNPQTPFLPPGTSFGAGIGTPFLRGQTWWKFMPDFTNYLARCTYLLERGKPVSDVLWYLGDEINHKPDQNAPFPKGFKYDYCNPDVLLNRLKVENGKLVTPEGIQYSVLWLPDTPRMLPQTLEKILLLVQQGATVIGEAPVGLATLSGGEAARIRFDAAVKNIWGVQKGMRKNGKGYVISGMTLEQALTGLKLKPDVTGGDALWQHRKADDADWYFVSAPRGKGFSGELSFRTNGAAELWDPVTGTFRSIESRRDGDRTVIKLDLIKSNSCFIVFRKNGAGSVASKVVKNKDISSVQITNPWTLNFPVGWGITEPVKLPDLKPWKDLDISSEGKSFSGTATYTTTFNIDKTTPGMEYILDLGSVDMVAAITINGTEAGNLLAPPYRMNVKDLVKKGQNTLSVQVTSTWFNRLVYDAGQPEEKRKTWTINGPDKNAPLRVSGLIGPVIIQGRKVAE comes from the coding sequence ATGGTGAGAGAGAAAGTTAATAATTCATCAGAAAGAACGAAACTATATTTTTTACCGGTACACTCATTAGCAGTTGCCATCCTGATCTTCATTTTTACGTCATCTGTCAGTGCTCAGGTTGCTAAACTTCCTTTTATTCCTTCGCAGGAAGAACTTAACCGTCCTTTTGGCAAGGCAGATGAAGCATCTTTTCTTGCTCCTCCGAAAGTGTATCATCCCCAGACCTGGTTCCATTACATTGGCGGGAATGTCTCGAAGGAAGGTATCACCAAAGATCTGGAGGCAATAGCAACGGCTGGCTTTTCCGGCATACAATTATTTCACGGCCAGTTTGGCGGCCCATGGCCTGGTGTAGAACCCCAGATTACAAGTTTGAGCGCGAATTGGGATGATGCCGTAAAACATACCGCAACAGAATGCCGCAGGTTGGGGCTTTTCTTTTCAATGAATAATTGCCCCGGATGGGCAACTTCCGGCGGGCCCTGGATCGAACCTTCAAACGCAATGCGCAACATTGTCTGGAGCCGTACCGATATGAAGGGAGGGGAGCTTGTAAATCAAATACTGCCTGTGCCGCAACCGAGTACAGAACCATGGCGTGATTACCGTGACGTGACAGTTCTTGCATTTCCTACACCTCTGGACGATTCAGGCATACCGCTGGTACCGCAATTGGTAACAAGCAATGTGGATGCTGACTGGAAACAGTATCTGTCCGGGCAGGCCAAAGATAAGATCCGGTTAGCTCCTGCTGATCCCGATAAGCCACATTGGATAGAGGTAACATTTCCTGAGGCGGTGTCCCTTCGCAGCGTGGAATTTCCCAGTATACAGGGTTTTAACCACGGCAGGTCTTATGATCCGGGCGTGAAAGTTACCATACAGGCTGTGCTGGATAATGGGAAAATACAGGATATTCTCAGTGTAAATATGCCGCAGTCAAACTGGCAGGATGATCAGCCGATCACGCTGGCTTGTTCCGAGGTTGCCGGAGTGAAAAAATACCGTATTTCCATTTTCAATAAATACAATATGGCATTGAGTTCTCTTCGCTTGTTTTCTGCGGCAAGAAAAAACGGTTGGGAATCGGAGGCTGCATGGACGCTGAGAGGTATTGAAAGAAGCGGTCAAAATCCTGAACAGTCTGCAAAAGCATTTATTGATCCTGACAGGATCCTGGATATTTCGGACAAAATGGATAAAGATGGAAAACTGAACTGGTCAGCCCCAAAAGGAAACTGGACAGTTCTTCGTCTTGGCCATGTCAATTCGGGTAAAGAAAACGGGCCTGCTCCCAAAGAAGGAACGGGATGGGAAGCCAACAAACTTTCGGCGTCAGGCGCAAATGCACATTTTGCGGGTTATATAGGAAGGTTATCCGGTCAAAACGGGCCACTTGCAAGAGGCCTTCTCAATGGAATGCTGATCGACAGTTGGGAATGCCATACCCAGACCTGGACGCCGGAAATGGAAAAGGAGTTTATGAATGTTTCCAATTATTCGCTGCGAAAGTGGCTTCCGGCTTTGTTTGGTTATGTAATTAAAGATCATGAAACGACAGGACGTTTTTTAATTGACTGGCGAAATACGATTAACCACCTTTTTACAAACAATTATTACGGGCGTATGGCGACGCTGGCGCAAGAAAACGGGCTGAATGTTACCTATGAAACATCCGCCGGCGACGTATTACCCGGAGATATACTTGAATATTTCAAATTTGCCGATGTTCCGATGACCGAGTTTTGGCAGCCCATGACTGATGATTTTGTTGGTTCCATCAATTTTAAGCCTATCAAACCAACTGCTTCTGCTGCAAGAATGTACGGCAAGCCGAGGGTTGCTGCCGAGGCTTTCACGAACATCAGTTTATCGTGGGATGAACATTTTGAAATGCTTCGGGAGGTAGCGAATTGTAACGCTGTGGAAGGTGTGAGTCATTTTGTATTTCATACTTACACGCACAATCCGCAAACTCCGTTTCTCCCGCCAGGTACGTCATTCGGTGCTGGAATAGGGACGCCGTTTCTGAGAGGCCAAACGTGGTGGAAATTTATGCCCGACTTTACAAATTATCTGGCACGTTGCACCTATCTGCTGGAAAGAGGCAAGCCGGTTTCTGATGTGTTATGGTATCTTGGAGATGAGATCAATCATAAACCAGACCAGAATGCTCCTTTTCCGAAGGGATTCAAATACGATTATTGTAATCCCGATGTGCTCTTGAACCGCCTTAAAGTGGAAAACGGAAAATTGGTAACACCCGAAGGAATACAGTATAGTGTGCTTTGGTTGCCGGATACACCGCGCATGCTGCCACAGACCTTGGAAAAAATACTTTTGTTGGTACAGCAGGGAGCGACTGTGATTGGTGAAGCCCCGGTTGGCCTTGCAACATTGTCCGGAGGCGAAGCCGCCAGGATACGTTTTGATGCAGCGGTTAAGAATATTTGGGGAGTTCAAAAAGGAATGAGAAAGAATGGCAAGGGTTATGTTATATCTGGTATGACACTGGAACAGGCATTGACCGGATTGAAATTAAAACCCGATGTTACCGGAGGCGATGCTTTATGGCAACACCGGAAGGCAGACGACGCGGACTGGTATTTTGTGAGTGCACCCAGGGGAAAAGGATTTTCTGGTGAACTTAGCTTTCGGACAAACGGAGCCGCGGAGCTTTGGGATCCTGTGACCGGAACTTTTAGATCCATCGAAAGCCGACGCGATGGCGATCGTACTGTCATTAAACTCGACCTGATCAAATCGAATTCGTGTTTTATTGTATTCAGAAAAAATGGGGCAGGAAGTGTTGCCTCGAAAGTTGTAAAAAACAAGGATATTTCATCCGTTCAAATTACTAATCCCTGGACATTGAACTTCCCGGTAGGCTGGGGCATTACGGAACCTGTAAAATTACCTGATCTGAAACCATGGAAAGATCTTGATATTTCATCTGAAGGAAAATCATTTTCAGGAACTGCAACTTATACAACGACTTTTAATATTGACAAAACAACTCCCGGTATGGAATATATTCTGGATCTGGGCAGTGTTGATATGGTCGCAGCAATCACTATAAACGGCACAGAGGCCGGCAACTTACTGGCACCACCGTATCGTATGAACGTGAAAGATTTGGTAAAAAAGGGACAGAATACGCTTTCCGTTCAGGTGACAAGTACCTGGTTCAATCGTCTGGTCTACGATGCCGGGCAGCCTGAAGAAAAACGTAAAACCTGGACAATCAACGGCCCCGATAAAAATGCGCCGCTGCGTGTTTCAGGTTTAATTGGGCCGGTAATTATTCAGGGAAGAAAAGTGGCGGAATAG